catttcctctcgtcctaagCCCAGTAGTGTCAGAGGAACCAGAGCTTTAGACCACCTGCAGCAAATAATCCAGTTTGCACAGCAGCCGCAGAGACCAGAGCTGCTCCTCGGCTGGAAAACCGCTGGGTCTGGGGGTGCGAtgagctgggggagaggaggcGGCAGACGCGTGGAGGTGCAGAGGGAAGGCAGAGGTGATAGAATCGAGTCTCTACTGTCTTGGAGTTTGCGTCTCTTTCACAGCCTCTCTAATGCTCtgcaggtgttttggttttgggtactTTGGGTATTTGAATTTTTCATGTATGTGATTTTTTCACCCCTGTCTGAAGAGCCGAAGACCGACATCAGCCTCCCGCATGAGAAGCTGCTGCGGGCAAAGGAAATcaaggcaagaaagaagatccTGAGGGAGAACCGCCAGAATGCCGAGATGGAAAGAGCAGCGCGGCTCCGGACTGGTCTGTGCTCCGCCACCCCCTTCCTGCCCCGGCTGTGctgggttccccagtgtcacctccagTGTTTCCCTCTCCTTGCAGCGCTGATCCCCCTCGACAAGGTCAGAGCTGAGTGGGAGAAGAGCAGCGGCCCGTTCCACAAGCAGCGCGTGGCCGAGCACTGCGGGGTGTTTCGTGATTTGTTCCGAGGGGCCACGTTCACCCCCTGGGTCACCTTGAGGGTGGAATACAGCCAAGAAGATGAGCACGTCATGCCGGTCTACTATGGGAACATGGTGACTCCGTCAGAGGTGTGTGGGGGGAGCTGGGCACAGCCTTGGCCCCACGGGAAGCCTCTGTGgttttctcagactctcctgaTGGGCCTTGTCCGCCCCAGGAGATTTTGTTTAGAAGGGTATTTCCTCTGTGATGATCAAAACGTTTCTTGGATGTGATAAAGACAGAGCTTTGCAGCAGGATGGTTGTCTGTCAGCAGGCGGATGTTTATTAAGGCTCTGGGGGCTCTCAGGTGGAGCTGGATGACTTGGTGTCATGGCCCTGCCTGGTCTGTGCTGTGTCCTGGCCATACCCGTGACCAGTTTGTGTTCTTTGCTGTGGAAATCATTACCTTAATGGTTCCTTAATGGAACCTGTTGTTCCAGTGACTAacattctgtttgtgttgctcatTTAGGCTTCCAGTCCCCCTGCAGTGTCATACGAGGCAGATAAAGGCACCCTGTGGACTTTGTTGCTCACAAATCCAGGTGAGTAGCAGGTTCTTTACAAAGAACACATTTAAACAGGATTGtttccctctgctgttggttcgctcctctttcttttggctgcacaggcagagatGATGCCATAACTTCTGAGTAGGGATGTGTTATATATGCAGGAGAGATTGTAGCCTCCCCAAACCTCTAGCAGTTGAGAGATGAGACAGGACCGGTGTCGCGGTGTAGTGGAAGCAATTCCCTGACTCCTGGCCTTTGTttccccccagactcctctccctcagcagtctgcctggcaggtgcattagctgccactgctcgctctgggaaaccgaggcacagTGAAGCAACTGACCAAGAAGTCCCTCTAATCTTGGAATTAcatctgttgagttctttgctcctcatttTAAGCTCATTCGTATAAGAATGAGCTACTTTTCTGCTAGGAAAGGATTGCTGGGTGGTCTTGAGCTGCCCCGTTGGTTTGAAGTGGGTCTGGGGGTTCTCaccagcctcaagttgtgccaggggaggttcagattggatattaggaaacacttattcatggagagggttgtacaatactggaacaagttgcccagggcagtggtggagtcaccatcccaggaGGAGTGTAGAGGAGGTTCTTgtggacatgggttagtgccagagttgggttatggttggactcgatgatcttgagggtctcttccgacccaaacgattctatgatcctatcatGAAGTCACCTTTCTCTGTTGCAGATGGACATTTAAGAGACACGCACTCGGAGTACCTGCACTGGCTGGTGTGAGTACCGAACGGCAGAGCCGCACTGCTGGGCTCGGGGAAAGCCCCGGCAGAGTGGGCAGAAACTCCTTCAACAGAGCTCGGAATAAGGATTTGCTGAGACGGTTCTGTGGGTTCTCTGGTGCTCCTGTCAGTAGCTTCTTCACACCCATGTTCTGGGTCCTGCTAAAGATGCAGGAGTtcaggtgttgctgctgtttggcttTCAAAACACTGAGTGTGATTTTTCTTCCAGTGAAAACAGCCTCTGCTGTCTGTTTGCTTGTCAGACAGGGTGTAGGTTATGTCACAATGTAGCCCAGAGTGATGTGCAATCCTGGGGGAATCTGCCGGCCCTAACGGGGGGAAATGAATGGATACATAGTGAAGTAAACTTGTATGTGTTCAGGACCAACATCCCAGGCAACGACATCCAGGCGGGTAAGGAGATCTGCCATTACCTGCCCCCCTTCCCCGCCATGGGCACTGGCTACCATCGCTTCATCTTCCTGCTCTTCAAGCAAGACCACCGCATCGATTTCAGCGAGGATGTTCGGCCCACACCCTGGTAATTGAGGCTTTTGCTGGTGGTTCACACTCTCTTGGCCAGGCTGTTCTTGCATGTTCTGATGACATGGTTgttactgctggaggagagcaagttcGTTTtagtctgcagggctgttcagggctgctctgagtttgtgtgtcgcctggagccacaatcccagccctgcaagcactgtgctgtcctgttgctttaaaccaggctgttaagaaagtggttttttcctgcctggagcagaaatgtgcagagaGCTGGTGAAACTGGGAGAATTTTTGACGTGCCTtccttttccacctctgttttatagcctctggggtgctgtggggaagtagtTGCCTGCtagagtgctgcaagaaaagagaatcaactcagctcttgtgcttgtaTTGTTTCCAGCCACAGCCTCAAGATGCGAACCTTTAGCACGTTTGACTTCTACAGAAAGCACGAGGACGCCATGACCCTGGCAGGGCTGGCGTTTTTGCAGTGCCAGTGGGACAGCTCCGTTACCTGCGTCTTCCATCAGCTTCTCAGTAAGAAATGGCTGTGCGGGAGGCTGGGGGAGCCGTGACCCAGCCCTGGGgtgaggcacagggccggtgaacgagctgtgcccgtgggctcctgcttggtcctggcacttgtctgggagctgttacagcacagactgggTGCTTATGAAGCCATCTTCCCCCAAACTAACAGCAGTCTGAGGAAACAACCTCTTAAAAGGCCATTTTGAATGAGCATTTTCAAATAACACTGAGAGCCTTCACCAGGGCATGCTCaaccagccctggtgggtgggggggggggcccTTGTTAGTGACGGGGGGCCCTGGGGTTCGGATCTGCACTGTCTCACTATCACTCTGTGTCACCCCTTTACAGATATGAGAGAGCCCGTGTTTGAATTTGTGCGGCCgcccgtttaccatcctccccaggtgaagttcCCGCGCCACCAGCCCTTGAGGTACCTGGACAGGTACCGAGACACCAAGGAGCCCACCTACGGCATTTACTAGAGCCGGGCCTCCCCTCGAGGTGCTCAGCTCTGTGCTGACTGAAAGGACTGGGCTTATCCTTCCCTGAGAAAATCATTAAATGAACCCAGATCAAGTATTCAGTGCTCCTTTCATTGAGCCTTTCCCTTCCGTACTGCTCCAGGATGTGTTGTTGCAGAGCTAGAAGCTGACCTGCACTTATTCCTGTTAAAGGCAGCAACTCCTTTGCCATCCCAGCCCTCCAGGAGATGGGTCTTGGAGGAAAACACCCAAACGGCAGCACAATCTAGCAGCAAAAACCATGGGGAAAATCCCATTTTCCTGAAGGGCCCCAAATCCATAACCCCAGCAACCTTTTCTGCTGACACTGCtgggtttctgtgctgtgtttccCAGAATAAGGCTCAAGGGAGCTGCTTGGGAAAATGGCAGCCAGAGGGGTTGGtgtcccaatgcctgacaaccttttctctTAAGCAGTTCCCAGGATCCAACCTtaacctcctctggcgcaacttgaggccatttcctccggtcctgtcacttgttccttgggagcagagcctgacaccCCCTGGCTCCAAGGTCCTtttaggcagttcagagatcagaaggtctcccctcagctgctgttctccagctgacccccccagggctgtcaaccgttcccatcacacttgtgctccagcccctcaccagctccgttcccttctctcaactcgctccagcacctcaatggatttcttggcgtgaggggcccaaaactgccccaagGATTTGAGGTtgccctccccagtgcccagtccaTGGgtcagtcactgccctggtctTGTTGGCCATGGGGCTGTGTGGTTCTGCAGGGGCTGGATGGGACAAATCCCCAACATTCGGTGTCAGGATGAGGCTTCCCGGGCTCAGGCCAGGTTGGGGTCACTCCAGGGAGGGTTTGTtgccagcagcaggcaggcaggagcgAGTTGGGGCTGTGATGCCAGGTACTGGGCAGGTCCCTTTGCAAACCCCATAGCATCTGGTGGGAAAAAAGAGAATGGAGAGGGGTTTGGGCTGTACCCAGTTCTCTGGTGTTTGATGAGCCTTCACCATGTCCAATGACCGGACTGAAATTTCTGATCATCTGGAGGATGAGCAGTTCCCATCCACCCTCGTGGGGAAGAGGCAACATCCCAGCTGGtgggcaccagcagctccagaccgTGGCAGCTCCGCAGAGGCTGtctcagggtttttttcagtgcaCCCTGGAGTTCGTTGTGGTTGTTTTTATGAGGGTGTCAAAAACCTGTTTTAAGTTGTCTGAGAGCACCCCCTCCTGGGCATGGCAGAAAAGCACCGAGGAGAAAACCGAaggaagagctgctgctgggtgttctGGGCCATCTTGCCTAAgatggggtggggaggcaggaggTACTCGGGTGGCCGGGGGCCAGCTCCGAGGTCTCCTGGATGCCTCACCCTGGCACCAAAGCTGCTGCCACCCATCCAGCCCCTCTGCAGTGAATCAACCCCCTGACAACCGGGCAGGATGGAGGCCCTGGCCCcggtcccactgccctgggcactgaGCAGGCAGTGgctgcaataaatggcgatgggcaaccaagcgccggtgtggtctgagtgggggtccctggggcaggatggcagaaagccccactgtgtttgttttttcaggagaaatataagtgctaaaaagccgctttgggtgtgcccaggtggatccagtttCTGAAgcatcagaggagatgtcagagccatcaggctgagggacaggaatcccagcaaaagattgcccatgtttcaaaagggaggcagccgtgcccgctggagaacctctctcacagctccatccccagcaaagagctgtctctagagtagttcgtgctgcttacaggcaagatcacctttgcatttgaaccgccttcctgcacagaggacaggaaacatactctggtttatgtctttatagctgaaaaggccaggacagtgttcatgagggagcaagcgatgagcacatttcctggtcagcagccactGGCTCATGCCAacggtcaagagaggcagaagaaatcccttcagaacagctccctctccaaagacatctgtctGCCTTGATtaaccgcagggaaaggcatcctaaaccaggcactttggccttgttttcagcccaggttcccaggtgctggtgcactcgtgagccagtcactgcacatctgccacgaaggggaatcgcctccgaggccactgtgccgtggggaaaggaaaggattaaacgtcgggagagCTTGATTTACTACACAAcatggataaagccactctctgcaattaaaactgagggtatttaattcagtaaagtgagatttcattccccatgacttgtctgattgtattttgaatCTGGGCACGGGCTGCAGTGACCTGCCCCAAAatatgaggtgtcaccagctacaATGTAGGTGGTGAAGTGGGAAAgacaggagggaccctcagcacctcccatcccgtggataacttcatcacaatgaccagggcggcgcccgctggctcctggggcggctgttgccgggcaacagagacactatattgtcccctgtcacctgtgccccgtgcccatttggtcactggccgtggtgggatcacttgccgtggtgggatcactgtggtggtggactcattttggcagttgcatcgcttttggtggtggaatCACttttggtggttgcatcactttcggtggtgggatcacttgtgGTGGTtgcatcgcttttggtggtgggatcacttctggtggttgtatcacttttggtggtgggatcacttctggtggttgtatcacttttggtggtggaatcgcttttggtggttgcatcacttttggtggtggaatcgcttttggtggttgaaccgcttctggtggtttgatcacttttgGCACTTGGattgctttggtgactggatcatTTTCATCACTCGGATTGCTTTAGGAACTTGGATCTGTTTTGGTGACTGAtcgctttctgtggcaagaagcaggaggagaaaggctgctgtctgtccatccctccaaggtcacctccggacagaaaagctcctgtctccctacttCAGCTTCAGTGTTTTCACGCAGaacagcagcgatggccacacgcAGTCTCTTGGAGATGCTGAATGCTGCCATAGGGACACCCCATATGGGGGTTGTGGACTTGGTGGCGCTCCACAAGTTGCTGGAGGCCATGATCATTGGGCAGCAGGGTCAGGAGgagccgtctgtcctggagccagggcagagcctgaCCCGCGGCCTGGCAAAAGACCAGGATAGCAAGaagcagcctggccaggagaaggaggaggtcgGAGCCCTGGGCACGGGGCAGCAGCCCTGGGATCCACAGGAACAGCTGGCTGGGAAGGACACACTAGAGGGGACCGGGAGCGACTCCAAGGTCACCTCCATGGCCAAGGAGACCatgccaaaaacaacagaagaggaagagagcaccgtctccaaggtagatgctcttgctggtccctgggtgctcccccacgagacgccccctcctctgggctccgcgctgccctcgtgccgccctcagcccaagggctgggttaagcccgagctcccacagcagagcacagcggggtccaggtccccggagccctcccctgggctcaccccccacccgctctcccaggaaagggcttcgcttcaggatctctgggaggagatcaacaagtttaaggaggcgcAGTCCAGCCTGGCAGAAGACATGCGGGAGATGCAGGAGGCCATGCAGAAGGCGCACTCTGGCATGGCAGAGGACATGCGAGAGATGCAGGAGGccatgcagaaggcgcattctggaATGGCacaggacatccaggagatgaaggacgCACAttccggcctggcagaggacatgcgtgccctgcaggaggcgcattccggactggcagaggacatccaggagatccaGGAGACGCTTGGCCTGGTgagtgtcccctggtgccccagcAGGGAACTGGGCCCTCGTCCCTCCCCGCTCCTGCTgctctgtcacactgtgcccctgccccacagccatcAGTGTCACCAGtgtgaagggcagcaggagggaagagtgggaagggtgtcccaagagttgctaagcCACTTTTGAACTAGAGAGCCCtcaaaacagaaccatgggaggggaaggaggggagataaagctctgctcGTGGAATTCCGCGGCggcccccaggcacagccctgcccagcgtctctctgcctcctgccccaTTCATTTGGGGATtctctttaaatcccgctcccacatctgaacgggtgtccctctcctcacccagctccaggggaagccccaggacacTGCCGGGCTgcacagggacaggaggcggctgcgtccCCGCTCCCTcagggacaccagccctcctgcctcggggcacagcctgtgggttcggggtgctgggcagtgatacTGGGGGTCCATCCCTGGGGATCCCATCTTCCAGGCTCCATGGCCGGGCTGACCCCGTGatgcctttgcatttgggctctcatgtggAACACGAGTTTGTCCCTgtgagatggtggtttggggacagggactggggacatggcggggggttctggggtctgtcctcacggctgcccagctgccagtaaaCCTGCtgtcctttgcctcttcttcccaggagggcgctgggggccagtctgcccccgccgagcccacccaggtggccacggaCAGCCAGaccaggaagagctcagcactggggccgaagggacgtgggacacagcctgggatggagaccagcaaggggactgcagggtctggctccccggggatgcaagcagggacacagggggaaccagtgacccctgtgaagttgttgGGCGCTCCCTCTGATTGCACGAAGTCTACTGATGCCGGTGTCACCACCCCGGGGATGCaaccaggatccccgggcactcAGGCCAGCACCTCTGGGCTGGAGCCAGGATCACtgggcacccaggccaccacccacctggggacacaaccaggggcccctgatgcccaggccagcacctcaggaaTGCAGCCaggatcacctgggacccacaccaccacccctggggtgcagcctgggtcctccagctcccaagccaccatcccaggggatgcccaagagccggccaagccctggggctcctcgggctccaccatcatctccagctacgagtcggagatgcgggaggttctctcacAGGTTGGGCAGCTTGGCCACCTCTGTGCTGATCTGAAAGAGCAGGTGGAGCACCTTaaatctgcaaaagcagaacacgcggatcttgagaacgtgcgccggctcttcccggagggaggtgagagcacgggggggctggcgggggttgtttggtgtggggacaccctggctcaggggctcgtcatgctcagagcctggccccaagggtgagaccccctcaccgacagcacatccccttgcaccatgtccctctaggccggcagagcatcaccagcatcctggccgacctccaGTGCCAGATGTcattcctgcaagacatggccagggccctccacgggcaggaggagaaggtgagccggcagcagtccccgaggggctgcggggatgccagtttgggcagggagggggcagccgaaaggtccccgtgccggaatgacacagggggctgtgccctcactgcccccaccGCCGTTCCCAGATCagcaaggtggaggatgctcccagaaagatgaggggggcTGAAGCCCataggaaagcagacggcagcgccaagatgacccaacagccgcggtaaaaaaatgggagagggtttcctaacccgcagggctgcgagggaacctggggtcggagagcatcccagtttggggggtgAAGGACACCCCCATGAAGGCTAAGCCTACCCCtgtctcgctggccaggcccaagggacagaaggtcaaagcaaagcggaaggagttggggaagcagcaggagccgacccaggccgagctggagcagtttgcggccgagtatgtgaataagttggtgatggagacagcgcagcagctgcaggcagaggtgaggcccgggggcagcgctcccagcccccgctggctcggggggagtcctggcggggtcccggccacgGCCCCTGGCTGGCTGGGGtcatggagcctccacggcacctgcgcttgtgggcggcatccagcccggctcagagctgattcctcctcccctgccagcaggtgGACGAGCCGAGcgcgacggcgcagagcgggggacacgagcaggcAGGGTGCCACGTCTGCAGCTCGGACACCATGGTGCTGCTAGGGAAGCTtctccagcgctgcgagaagctcgaggagcaggtggagtccctggcccagaaggcgggcggcaaAGTGGAGAGTTAtccaaagtggaggagacaggtaaggagatgcggtgtagggggcttgagctgccaggaccccccaggcattTCGGCTTTGCTGTAACATGGGGGAGCCCCttgctgcccccctaattggcttgtgggagtcagcagcatggaagggaattaaagccttggagaaaatgttctgcttgcactgagagtccgcggccaccagccaaaataccctgggtctgtccctgcggggcagccaccccctggctcagcaccgccatgtcctcttagtccctgcagcaggacgagcagctcaagtgcctccaggccagcatcatgcagctccaaaaggactatgagaagttcagctcggcccttgcaaacctccagcaggatggccagcaggagcagaaggacatcaaggtgagtGTTTGTAACCTGcaagcagagcccaggctgggaccccaagggatctgtccccctgccaccctgctcgcagccctgcacagcttcccgatgcctttcctggaggtttctgatggggtggggaggcaaggggtgctcggctggccggggggcagctccagccctgccgtggcatcacgggctgctgtctgccttggaaggctctgtcccaggccctggggaggctcaagaagcagaaagcagacagggaggagctgcagctgctgggaatcgatgaggtacgagctcgaggggccctggtgccagccaagggtgtcccgggcagggtgacgaacaccccttgtcccttgggtgccggctggcagaaccagccagggggagggaggatttccagcccagctgcgcttgccaggtccctctgtgaccccgagtcccttcggctggtgggaccagtcccacgggggtgatggggtgaacagatccacgtagccacttctccctctcgcgttgtccctccatcctgtccccaccgctctcctgtCTTTCCccattgctagaaagcagacaaggccgccctggctgacaaagtcagtcgcagccagtttgaggcgtgcgtgGAGCGGCTGAATGAAAtgatggaggaggtgacgagccgggtgacggacCAGGAGAGGGGCTGGCAATGGTTCAAGCATGAGCTCCAGAGGGAGATGCTCTGCAAGGTGAGAGCTCGTCCCttccacgcagaactggcacaCTGGGGGCtcggcagcctgaggcagcatccttgcgagggtcccccctcccggctgtccccctggggaccgccatgtcccatcctggggtagatggctgagggtgtcacccgtccacagctggaccgccgggagctgggggcgttccggcagcagcaggaggagcgttggaagagcctcagcgggcagctgcagaaggcgctgcagccagaacgtgacgatgccgctgggattaggaagtgagtgcgatggggacagcggtggctttggcagtgccggccctgttcctgctggctgtcccagctcgtgccgctgtggtaccctggcgtgggagccatgcgggcagcgcccctggggatgctgagcaagtggctgtgccttgtgctcctgccagctgcagcttcccagcgacggaggcggcacaatgagggggcacatGTGGGAGGAGCCGtcctgaaccaatcttggggggtgggtgcagaggctttttgtggcaggggacggtgtgcaggtggggctgtgccccccaggagctccccagcccttttctcccctctccaggcagctgctgcctggtttccattgcctgtcctgcgaccggcccgtcaacatgctggcgcctggaccgtgagtaactgccccctgaaCAGGGAGCACCCCCCGACCCCTCACTGGCATcaagtgacacatggggtgccacctgccgggcactgagcaccccgtgtcctgtcccacagggagcggacgggcgagtgcagataccccactgttccgcggagctgcgggggcccacacaccctcacgcccccgcgcttccagccccaaccgcccagcaccccacggccatCCCAAGCCagtgcccgcagccccaacaaggtagggatgacagaggtggggagggggatgctgagcctgcgggggggatctgtgcctcagtttccccagggagagctggctgggggagggttgctggaggATGCGgaatggggccccgtgtttgggtcacacgctcttcccttcccagaaggacacgatgcagctgtcgggccaggatggcactgatgggaaccaacAGGAcaagcagctctccatgatgggtgGCTGTCAGCTGtccacaacgccaagggccaccccagacaccatgacctcgaggagccggccaggtatggccctgtcagggcaccggggggcagaagacaccctgctgtctggggggacgggtctgtgcccgcagctgggcagggtgggatgggagtctggggtctgggctgggatgtgggggcagcactggctgctggggcagccgctcctcatggtggagctggagggagctggggggacatggggggtggtgctgggcagtgtgggacaacagcctgtgtgcttcagggtggggacAGGACCCTGTTTatgggtgtctgtggctgaccctgcccctcgcccccagacACCCCCTCCTTGCTGCTATCCACCA
The window above is part of the Patagioenas fasciata isolate bPatFas1 chromosome 18, bPatFas1.hap1, whole genome shotgun sequence genome. Proteins encoded here:
- the LOC136109724 gene encoding large ribosomal subunit protein mL38-like, with the protein product MAVPLLSAALSGVRSGRAFGTAAALCKRAAPLGPMPNEDIDVSNLEVLEKYRSFSRYLRLAEKESRKPHWWQTVRQHSSPKPEPKTDISLPHEKLLRAKEIKARKKILRENRQNAEMERAARLRTALIPLDKVRAEWEKSSGPFHKQRVAEHCGVFRDLFRGATFTPWVTLRVEYSQEDEHVMPVYYGNMVTPSEASSPPAVSYEADKGTLWTLLLTNPDGHLRDTHSEYLHWLVTNIPGNDIQAGKEICHYLPPFPAMGTGYHRFIFLLFKQDHRIDFSEDVRPTPCHSLKMRTFSTFDFYRKHEDAMTLAGLAFLQCQWDSSVTCVFHQLLNMREPVFEFVRPPVYHPPQVKFPRHQPLRYLDRYRDTKEPTYGIY